The Arachis duranensis cultivar V14167 chromosome 9, aradu.V14167.gnm2.J7QH, whole genome shotgun sequence genomic sequence ACCAAAATTCTAATTTGCAATAAGGAAAATGAACAGGTCCTTCATGCAAAGCTATAAACTTATAAACATACCACTCGCTGATTTTCTGGGGTTGCAGAAGCCAGAGCAGAGGCAAGGGTGGTAGACAATGTTCCAGGGCGCTGGTTATCAATAGGAGATACAGATCCATCAAAGGACATGGGCATCATTGGACCAACTAGACCTTGAGGAACGGATGGATCCATACCATTTCTGCCATTTCCCATATATCTAAACCCTTGGTTGGAGTTGCGATGCAGCATCtggtttcaaaaattaaagtgtgatcaaatgataaaaataataatggatAAGATTATTTATAAAGACACTCAAAGCTTAGATGTGTAGAATTTACCTGGTTCTGCTGCACTTGTTGGAGGTTTCCCCCTCGTCGAATGCCCATTCTCTGCCCAGGCTGACCCTGTCTCTGAAGGTGGTATGGCATAACAAAATTTGGAGCAACGCCAGGCCGCATTCCAGGCAAGATTTGCTGCTGGAAACCAAAGCCAGCAGGTTGTGGTGGCATGAAGCCAGGTGTTCCTTGACCAAAATACAGCTGTTGAGGGGCAAGCCTTGGTGCTCCTGGATGATACCCAGGAATTCCTGAGGGCAAAGGTGATATTCCACCAGGTGACTGCATTTGAGCAAACTGTGCCTGCAAAGAAtgttaatttgttaaattacccattaattttacaaaaaggAACTCCCAATCACATTCAAACAACCATGATATTTTATGcctgcaaaaagaaaagaatctCCTTTTGTTTGGTGgcaaatctaacatgaaagaCTTCTATCCATGATGGGATGTGGACAGAAAGTGCAAAACAACACAATTTAAACAATTCATATCTAATTCAATTGTATGAATGCAAATtgcaaaccaaaagaaaaatgtttccaaaaaatatagaaatgacGAAACCATATTAGTGGTCCATAAAGATTAATTGCAAAGATCAGaaagcataaaaaaattcaatattatAATTGAACCACTCCCACTCCCACTTAGGTATAAGCTACAAGCCTACAACTAATTCATAAGGAAGTAGTCTAGAAATGAATCATATGAGACCTAGAACATTAAGAAGAGCATCACCTGTAGACGAGCTTTCCTCTCATCTTTGCGCTGGGCTACAGCAACATACAGAGGCTTCCGCCCAACCAACTTCCCATTCATCTCATTCAACTGAACAAAAGACAATTCAAACTTCAAGCATCTATAATAAAGAGGTAGAGTAGTCACACACACCTTTTTTTAAAGCAGCAAATTAATAACTTACAGCTTTACTTGCTTCCTCAGGAGTAGAAAATGCAACAAAACCAGACCCCCTGCTATGCCCATGTGGATCAAGCATCacctaaagaaaaagaagaacaacaagtcaacaacaataaaatgaaCCAGTATCAGGGGCTAATTGGATGTACAATGTACACTCACAAAGTGAAATTTACCTTGCAAGATGTTATTGTTCCAAATTCAGAAAATAGATCCTTCAACCTCTCATCGTTGATGCTGTCATCAAGATTTTTTAAGTACAAGTTTGCACCTTGTAACTTCTCATATCTGCTTAATCTTTCCTGCTCAAATTTGGCTTTCAACTCTGCCTCTCTTTCAGCTTTCCTCTGAGCTCTCCCCACGTATAAAACCTTGTCATCATTGATCGTAGTTCCATTTAACTTCTCAACTGCAGCAGCCGCTGAATCCGGACTCTGGAAATTAACAAAACCAAAACATCTAGACTTCCCATTCATATCTTTCATAACTGTTGCACTTGTTATTGTACCATATGGGCTAAACAGTTGCTTCAAGTTGTCATCAGTTTGTGTTTCAGACAAATTTTTCACATACACATTAGTGAACTTTGGTGATCCATTTGTTTGAGCCCTTTCCTGGCGTCGAACAAAGAGTCCCACAAAAACCTGTTTATCATTTATCAGCATGCCATTCAACTGTTTGATGGCATTTTGAGCGGCTTCTTCCTTTTCAAATTGTACAAAACCATAGCCTTTTGAATTTCCATTGCTATCAATGGCAACCTTGCAAGAAAGCACAGTTCCAAAAGTAGCAAATGTGTCATGTAATGCCTTGTTGTCGATTGACGTATCAAGGTTCTTGATGAACACATTGGCAAATCCACTTTTCCGAATGCTAGGATCACGTTGGGAAAACATAATTCGAATGGGTTTCCCATTCAAATGAGTAAAGTTCAGAAGCTCCATGGCATTTGCAGCTACAATATAGGTAACATAATCAGGGAAGCAACTAGAGGATAATACACGCATATAACAGCAAAATGGCAAATAGAACCTTCTCTTTATTCAATGAAGATATACCTATAAACCATCGTTATCTCACT encodes the following:
- the LOC107467837 gene encoding polyadenylate-binding protein 3: MELLNFTHLNGKPIRIMFSQRDPSIRKSGFANVFIKNLDTSIDNKALHDTFATFGTVLSCKVAIDSNGNSKGYGFVQFEKEEAAQNAIKQLNGMLINDKQVFVGLFVRRQERAQTNGSPKFTNVYVKNLSETQTDDNLKQLFSPYGTITSATVMKDMNGKSRCFGFVNFQSPDSAAAAVEKLNGTTINDDKVLYVGRAQRKAEREAELKAKFEQERLSRYEKLQGANLYLKNLDDSINDERLKDLFSEFGTITSCKVMLDPHGHSRGSGFVAFSTPEEASKALNEMNGKLVGRKPLYVAVAQRKDERKARLQAQFAQMQSPGGISPLPSGIPGYHPGAPRLAPQQLYFGQGTPGFMPPQPAGFGFQQQILPGMRPGVAPNFVMPYHLQRQGQPGQRMGIRRGGNLQQVQQNQMLHRNSNQGFRYMGNGRNGMDPSVPQGLVGPMMPMSFDGSVSPIDNQRPGTLSTTLASALASATPENQRVMLGEHLYPLVERLTPTQHTAKVTGMLLEMDQSEVIHLIESPEDLKIKVSEAMQVLREAATGSDVGDQLGSLSLN